The following are from one region of the Littorina saxatilis isolate snail1 linkage group LG4, US_GU_Lsax_2.0, whole genome shotgun sequence genome:
- the LOC138964680 gene encoding uncharacterized protein has protein sequence MIPATVGKKTMNLCLILTVLLLLVIAVSQHDAVNTYSPSDADNLDVILFNDGSFKINVRGQTWLTSANMFFNSNGRTYAQWRDLILSNIDKINGYDTTGTYKQTTYTFEAGPSKVNAAVRVYDAHPIVYFTQTFENGANRTKAASPINKTISGFPSFQVKGVTTAQGPLGYLAYCGYHTGDKSKAFGIFSPTELNITDGIEFGPITLFDGSGDTLVISSASKFMSVNNWFNKDGDKSTLSYGIMGGVDNVPAGFSVDFIVYYSSQGINQAYEGWGEHLRGLYGRSDEFIRNDLTLNYLGYETDNGSYYYYVVESGKTYQDTILDVLDYAKQLLIPYRYIQYDSWWYFKGFGGGVKSWEARPDIFPDGFQYVHNKTGLPSLGHNRWWSNDTVYAKQNGGQYNFIVESTTGKAVPNDQKFWDDLLENATSWGLVTYEQDWLNVEFDKVDALHSDVSLGDTWLTQMGKAAAKNGITIEYCMSPSRHIMHALQTNAVTQTHASNDYIPGKDQWEIGVSSIFAYAMGIVPIKDAMWSSTIQPGNRYNKTEPNTELQLAVSVLSTGAVAIGDRIGYSNATLIMRCCNAEGLILKPSKPATAVDDQIYQTALGGHYSNGVEGHVWTTYIEVGGLKFGIIFVPDIYGVYSITPTKAGFRNIMTGKQMMVFEARDMRNMSAFSDQAPLRISGCIKSKPCTYHVTPVLTQNPSILMLGELTKVVPVSPQRVTKIDVTGNDVKVYLKGVPSEGVYFTFSIDSNIVTISCTFGNSRTAVLDVTAKTCQ, from the exons ATGATACCTGCGACTGTTGGCAAAAAAACAATGAATCTCTGTTTAATTCTTACTGTGCTTTTGCTTCTTGTCATTGCAG TATCGCAACACGATGCCGTCAACACATATTCCCCCAGTGACGCAGACAACCTTGACGTCATCCTCTTCAATGACGGAAGCTTCAAGATCAACGTCAGAGGGCAGACCTGGTTGACCAGTGCTAACATGTTTTTCAACTCGAATGGCCGGACATACGCGCAGTGGAGAGATCTTATATTGTCCAACATTGACAAAATAAATGGATATGATACGACCGGTACTTACAAACAGACTACGTACACATTCGAAGCCGGACCGAGTAAAGTAAACGCAGCCGTCAGGGTTTACGATGCACATCCCATTGTGTATTTTACACAG ACTTTCGAGAACGGTGCCAACAGAACTAAGGCTGCTAGCCCAATCAATAAGACCATTTCCGGTTTCCCGTCATTCCAAGTCAAAGGCGTGACGACAGCTCAGGGACCACTGGGATACCTTGCCTATTGTGGCTATCACACGGGGGACAAAAGCAAGGCGTTCGGCAT TTTCTCCCCGACGGAGCTAAACATCACAGACGGTATCGAGTTCGGGCCGATAACTCTGTTCGACGGATCTGGAGACACGCTGGTTATCTCCTCTGCCAGCAAATTCATGTCGGTCAACAACTGGTTCAACAAAGATGGCGACAAAAGCACGCTGAGCTATGGCATCATGGGAGGGGTGGACAATGTACCAGCAGGATTCAGCGTGGATTTTATTGTCTACTACAGCTCTCAGGGAATCAATCAG GCGTATGAGGGCTGGGGTGAACACCTTCGAGGGCTGTACGGAAGAAGTGATGAGTTTATCCGCAACGACCTCACCCTCAACTACCTTGGTTACGAGACAGATAATG GGTCATACTACTACTACGTAGTGGAGTCTGGTAAGACGTACCAGGATACCATACTGGATGTTCTCGACTACGCTAAACAGCTGCTGATACcctacag GTACATTCAGTACGATTCCTGGTGGTACTTCAAGGGTTTTGGAGGCGGTGTCAAGTCATGGGAGGCAAGGCCTGACATCTTTCCTGATGGCTTTCA GTACGTGCACAATAAGACAGGCCTGCCCTCTCTCGGCCACAACCGTTGGTGGTCCAACGACACTGTGTACGCGAAGCAGAACGGCGGTCAGTACAACTTTATCGTGGAGTCCACCACTGGTAAAGCCGTGCCCAATGACCAG AAATTCTGGGACGATCTGCTGGAAAATGCGACGAGTTGGGGTCTGGTGACGTATGAACAGGACTGGCTGAACGTCGAGTTTGACAAGGTTGACGCGTTGCACTCTGACGTCAGTCTGGGTGACACGTGGCTGACGCAGATGGGCAAGGCAGCCGCCAAGAACGGAATCACGATAGAGTACTGCATGTCGCCCAGTCGTCACATCATGCACGCGCTGCAGACCAATGCCGTCACGCAG ACGCATGCCAGTAATGACTACATCCCAGGAAAGGACCAATGGGAGATTGGAGTGTCCTCCATATTTGCATACGCGATGGGAATCGTTCCAATCAAAGACGCCATGTGGTCATCGACTATTCAACCCGGCAATCGATACA ATAAAACTGAACCGAACACAGAGCTTCAGCTGGCAGTGTCCGTTCTGAGCACCGGAGCTGTTGCTATTGGCGATCGTATCGGATACAGCAACGCCACGCTTATCATGAG ATGTTGCAATGCGGAAGGCCTGATTTTGAAGCCATCAAAACCGGCAACAGCAGTAGATGACCAGATATATCAG ACAGCGCTCGGTGGTCACTATAGCAACGGTGTAGAAGGTCACGTGTGGACGACGTACATTGAGGTGGGAGGTCTCAAGTTCGGCATCATCTTTGTTCCGGACATCTACGGAGTGTACTCCATCACACCGACAAAAGCAGGATTCAGGAACATTATG ACGGGCAAACAGATGATGGTGTTTGAAGCCCGTGACATGAGGAACATGTCAGCCTTCAGCGACCAGGCGCCTCTCCGCATTTCTGGCTGCATCAAGTCCAAGCCCTGTACCTACCACGTTACTCCTGTGCTCACACAAAA CCCATCCATTCTGATGCTTGGAGAACTCACCAAGGTGGTTCCTGTCTCCCCGCAGCGCGTCACGAAGATTGACGTCACAGGGAATGACGTCAAGGTCTACCTTAAAGGCGTTCCCAGTGAGGGCGTCTATTTCACTTTCTCTATCGATTCCAACATCGTGACCATCTCGTGCACGTTCGGCAATTCTCGGACTGCAGTTCTAGATGTCACTGCGAAGACTTGTCAGTAA